The Coffea arabica cultivar ET-39 chromosome 8e, Coffea Arabica ET-39 HiFi, whole genome shotgun sequence genome window below encodes:
- the LOC140012660 gene encoding uncharacterized protein: MKGDGRLEVRTFQQKHKCGFSYHNKSVKSGSIDSKYVNTFRENPKLDNGSFKNLVMKENKYYFSRHQGYRVRKIDRELAQGSDVDQYNKLPKYINEILRSKPGFLDACKPVFGLDETFLKGAVGGVLLNAVGVDPNNGLYPIAYAATEGETKDSWIWFLTLHKEDLKIENDYEWTIMSDKQKGIIQACDSVFPRADHRFCVKHMHSNMVAAGFKGTAIRQALWKAAKATTHAQFIRRMEAIAELDADAIKWLEDKNPAEWSRSYFRTFPKCDMLLNNICESFNNKILDARKGSIVVMMEALRHVVMQRMQENRDIARKKWSKFGFYPKIRKKMKVNIDKVTYCVPYKSNDVSFEVADPYAEK; encoded by the exons ATGAAAGGTGATGGCAGACTAGAAGTTAGGACATTCCAGCAGAAACACAAGTGTGGGTTTTCATATCATAACAAGAGTGTGAAATCTGGGTCGATTGACAGTAAATATGTTAACACATTTAGAGAGAATCCCAAGCTGGATAATGGTAGCTTCAAAAACCTGGTAATGAAAGAGAACAAGTACTATTTTAGTAGACATCAAGGCTATAGAGTTAGAAAAATTGACAGAGAGTTGGCCCAAGGTAGTGATGTGGACCAGTACAATAAGTTGCCCAAGTATATTAATGAAATCTTGAGAAGTAAACCAG gatttttagatgCTTGCAAGCCTGTATTTGGGTTAGATGAAACTTTTCTCAAAGGTGCAGTTGGTGGAGTATTACTGAATGCAGTTGGAGTTGATCCAAATAATGGTTTGTATCCAATTGCTTATGCAGCAACTGAGGGAGAAACTAAGGATTCCTGGATTTGGTTTCTTACTTTACATAAGGAGGatctaaaaattgaaaatgactATGAATGGACCATAATGAGTGACAAGCAGAAGGGCATAATTCAAGCATGTGATTCAGTTTTTCCACGGGCTGATCATAGATTTTGTGTGAAGCATATGCATAGCAATATGGTAGCTGCTGGATTTAAAGGGACAGCCATAAGGCAAGCCTTATGGAAAGCAGCTAAGGCAACTACTCATGCACAATTCATAAGAAGAATGGAAGCCATAGCAGAACTGGATGCTGATGCAATTAAGTGGTTAGAGGACAAGAATCCAGCAGAGTGGAGTAGATCATACTTCAGAACATTCCCTAAATGTGATATGTTGTTGAATAACATATGTGAATCATTTAACAACAAAATATTAGATGCCAGGAAAGGGTCCATTGTTGTCATGATGGAGGCATTGAGGCATGTTGTCATGCAAAGAATGCAAGAAAATAGAGATATAGCTAGGAAAAAGTGGAGCAAATTTGGTTTCtatccaaaaattagaaaaaagatGAAGGTCAATATTGACAAGGTAACTTACTGTGTGCCTTACAAATCAAATGATGTCAGTTTTGAAGTTGCTGATCCTTATGCTGAAAAGTAG